From a region of the Geothrix sp. 21YS21S-2 genome:
- a CDS encoding right-handed parallel beta-helix repeat-containing protein, whose amino-acid sequence MTSISWLARPEGGPSQPGRAFIAGLILLTSMGALAAEQDPCVPPAPSSSRVVNVKDRAYGALGNGVRDDTRSIQRAIDAVAGTGGTVVFPAGTYLVDPVASMNAGLRAVSNATLRFHPGAILKAMPTTTSNYVVLTVSMVQNVTILGGTILGNRHNNSIRDEEEGGIGLKVAGSRNVFIQGVTAKDCWEDGFYVGAGARDVTLCQVVADGNRRQGLSVTSVDGLVVTRSTFRNTTGFMEKGAFVCGAGIDLEPNAGQTVANVTITGCELRGNASGGLAICVPSSLTGRAFISRVVAEDNTAIDNAKRDGTGGIVVSNTTGHRISNNRVRNSLGNGIYLFNQANSNEISGNVVTGTRPASGPGSDKGNGILLYQTRGNRVTGNTVTANAGCGLRNASPMGPNTAEQNSVSGNHPDIRF is encoded by the coding sequence ATGACTTCCATTTCGTGGCTTGCCCGGCCTGAGGGCGGTCCCTCCCAGCCCGGAAGGGCCTTCATCGCCGGTCTGATCCTTCTGACAAGCATGGGGGCCCTGGCCGCCGAGCAGGATCCCTGCGTGCCGCCGGCGCCCTCGTCCAGCCGGGTCGTGAACGTGAAGGATCGGGCCTACGGCGCCCTGGGGAACGGGGTCCGGGACGACACCCGCTCCATTCAGCGGGCGATCGATGCGGTGGCCGGGACGGGCGGAACGGTCGTGTTTCCAGCCGGGACCTACCTGGTGGACCCCGTCGCCTCCATGAACGCCGGACTGCGCGCGGTAAGCAACGCGACCCTGCGCTTCCACCCGGGCGCCATCCTGAAGGCCATGCCGACGACGACCTCCAACTACGTGGTGCTGACGGTCAGCATGGTCCAGAATGTCACGATCCTGGGCGGCACCATCCTTGGGAACCGGCACAACAACTCGATCAGGGACGAGGAAGAGGGGGGCATCGGGCTCAAGGTGGCCGGGTCCCGGAACGTCTTCATCCAGGGGGTGACAGCCAAGGATTGCTGGGAGGACGGGTTCTATGTGGGGGCCGGCGCCAGGGATGTGACCCTCTGCCAGGTCGTGGCGGACGGGAACCGCCGGCAGGGTCTATCCGTGACCAGTGTCGACGGCCTGGTGGTCACCCGCAGCACCTTCAGGAACACCACAGGCTTCATGGAGAAGGGCGCCTTCGTCTGCGGCGCCGGGATCGATCTGGAACCCAACGCGGGGCAGACGGTCGCCAATGTGACCATCACGGGCTGCGAATTGAGGGGCAATGCCAGCGGCGGCCTGGCCATCTGCGTTCCGTCCTCCCTCACGGGGCGGGCCTTCATCAGCAGGGTGGTGGCCGAGGACAACACCGCCATCGACAATGCCAAGCGCGACGGGACCGGCGGGATCGTCGTCTCCAACACCACCGGGCACCGGATCAGCAACAACCGGGTCAGGAACAGCCTGGGCAATGGCATCTACCTCTTCAATCAAGCCAACAGCAACGAGATTTCGGGCAATGTGGTGACGGGCACACGGCCCGCCTCCGGGCCGGGCAGCGACAAGGGAAATGGCATCCTGCTCTACCAGACCCGAGGCAATCGCGTCACGGGCAACACCGTGACCGCCAACGCCGGTTGTGGACTCCGGAATGCGAGCCCCATGGGCCCGAACACGGCCGAACAGAACTCGGTTTCCGGGAACCATCCTGACATCAGGTTCTAG
- a CDS encoding acyltransferase: MGLLRQLKDLYKRFHLWRLRRAGLTFGEGCRFSGLPSFGTEPYLITLGNHVAIASDVVFITHDGGTFAFRHLERYQKVIKYGRITIKDHCVIGERAIILPGVTIGPNSVVAAGSVVSRNIPPSVLAAGNPAKPFLTLHQYAEWALAANPAYDPEEYRRNKRGALLKMTMRGSARRTAPPGQPAGDSAGAAPPDPTPR; encoded by the coding sequence ATGGGTCTACTTAGGCAACTCAAGGACCTGTATAAAAGGTTCCACCTTTGGCGCCTGCGCAGGGCGGGTCTCACCTTCGGCGAAGGCTGCCGGTTCTCCGGCCTGCCGAGCTTCGGCACGGAACCCTACCTGATCACCCTGGGCAACCATGTGGCCATTGCCTCTGACGTGGTTTTCATCACCCACGATGGAGGCACCTTCGCCTTCCGGCACCTGGAGCGGTACCAGAAGGTCATCAAATATGGCAGGATCACCATCAAGGACCACTGTGTCATCGGGGAGCGGGCCATCATCCTGCCGGGTGTGACCATCGGCCCGAATTCGGTGGTTGCCGCGGGTTCAGTGGTTTCCCGGAACATCCCCCCCTCGGTGCTTGCCGCCGGAAATCCCGCCAAGCCCTTCCTGACCCTTCACCAGTACGCGGAATGGGCCCTCGCGGCCAACCCTGCGTATGACCCTGAAGAATATCGCCGCAACAAGAGGGGGGCCCTGCTGAAGATGACCATGCGGGGTTCCGCGCGGAGAACCGCACCCCCGGGCCAGCCCGCGGGGGATTCCGCGGGAGCCGCGCCTCCGGACCCTACCCCCAGGTGA
- a CDS encoding right-handed parallel beta-helix repeat-containing protein translates to MNGIGIQIRILGILAIGGISSYIACGGAGSPNPALSVTPSSLTLNLEYLDSNGNDTVGVSITAPGTVIPNLNWSVDNIPGGNEEVGVLSGTGASVTYIAPTLPGTHTITATSTADAKTTASANVRVFAPAMKVALSPQTATLAPGATAALTAAVTGTRHTSVKWQVDGVQGGNATTGTISGSGTTVTYSAPASPGTHTVSAISSVNPSVSDDAVVTVQATPGIVVGLVPASASLAVSDTLTLTSTVTGSTNAAVTWSVDGTAGGSATAGTIAGTGNTAVYTAPAAAGIHTITATSVADPKSSGTSAITVQAPVSVSLTPSSSSVPASATASITATVLNATNTAVTWSVDAVAGGNATVGTLTGTGNTVTYTAPATAGSHTVMATSAADPTKNAATVISVQAPVQVTLSPSTASVSSGATASMTATVTGSTTTTVTWAVDGIAGGNTTVGTISGTGNTVTYSAPTAAGTHTVTAKSTVDPTKAATSVVTVKAGVALTLAPGATTMATSATLSFTATVTGTTSTGVTWTVDSIAGGNATVGTITGTGNTVTYTAPGSGGTHTVTATSTADTTRSASTPVTVQSSVVVALTPASASVSSGATQLFTSTVTGTTNTGVVWAVDGISGGNATVGTVSGTGATATYTAPAAAGTHTLKATSSADPAKSSTSSITVLGPVTVVVNPTSATVATGATASITATATGGSTQTVTWKVDGVAGGNSTVGTLTGTGATVTYTAPALAGSHTVTATSVANTAVSASTTITVQAPVITVTLNPSGSATMSPSGSQSFTATVGGTTNSGVSWDVDGIAGGSAAVGTISGSGTTVSYIAPATTGTHTITATSAANTSVSASTTVTVQSSSAVTVSLAKIGTSYVRASGATIFTATVSGSSNTSVTWTVDGVANGSATAGTIATPVWNYKAIYNAPSSTGTHTVKATSVADPTKSASITLTVASTVIQLGNIVEGANVKNAPYSARGDGATDDTAAIMAAVNAVKGTGKSVVIPAGTYMINPTANSGAGIRLGSNMSLILESGAVLQAMSTSTLNYQVVAASGVQNVNIYGGTILGNNGNNTIPTPTTAENGNCIQISGSQNVVVEAVATSKCFCDGIYIAAQSDNISIINCSGTVCRRNGMSIVYATNILVSGGNYSNNTGSVEVSGQPIINGSGIDVEPNAGESVVNALFSRLTFANNATCGFTWGISLSNAPCKDIYIDGCTASGNDTGLVGEFTDGSGVTNNIITNSGSYGIYIHDSITHTFVLNNTVTGTGSGGDHAGIELYNDTGTVCDGNTSTGNYSFGILSATSTNPTITNNILTGNGTVGLRISGSTGVTSSGNVQ, encoded by the coding sequence ATGAACGGTATTGGCATTCAAATTCGTATCCTGGGAATCCTCGCCATTGGGGGGATCAGTTCGTACATCGCCTGCGGCGGGGCGGGGTCGCCCAACCCGGCCCTGTCGGTCACCCCCTCCAGCCTCACCCTGAACCTGGAATACCTGGACAGCAACGGCAATGACACCGTCGGGGTCTCCATCACGGCCCCGGGAACCGTCATCCCCAACCTGAATTGGAGCGTCGACAACATCCCGGGCGGCAACGAGGAGGTCGGCGTGCTCTCCGGCACGGGCGCTTCCGTCACCTACATCGCACCCACCCTGCCGGGCACCCACACCATTACCGCCACGAGCACGGCGGATGCCAAGACGACCGCCTCCGCCAACGTCCGGGTCTTCGCCCCGGCCATGAAGGTGGCCCTGAGTCCGCAAACGGCCACCCTCGCACCCGGCGCCACCGCAGCCCTCACCGCCGCGGTGACGGGAACCCGGCATACCTCCGTCAAGTGGCAGGTGGATGGGGTCCAGGGCGGGAACGCCACAACTGGAACCATCTCCGGTTCCGGGACCACGGTCACGTACTCGGCCCCCGCCTCTCCGGGCACCCACACCGTCTCGGCCATCAGTTCCGTCAATCCCTCGGTCAGCGATGATGCGGTCGTGACGGTCCAGGCCACCCCCGGCATCGTCGTGGGCCTGGTCCCGGCCTCGGCCAGCCTGGCCGTCTCCGACACCCTCACCCTCACCTCCACGGTGACCGGTTCCACCAATGCCGCCGTCACCTGGTCCGTGGACGGCACGGCGGGCGGCAGCGCCACCGCCGGGACCATCGCGGGCACCGGAAACACCGCGGTCTATACCGCCCCGGCCGCCGCGGGCATCCACACCATCACGGCCACCAGCGTCGCGGACCCCAAGAGTTCCGGGACCTCCGCGATCACGGTTCAGGCGCCCGTCTCCGTCTCCCTCACGCCCTCGTCCTCATCCGTCCCTGCCTCGGCCACCGCCTCCATCACCGCCACCGTTCTCAACGCGACGAACACGGCGGTGACGTGGTCCGTCGATGCCGTCGCGGGCGGAAACGCCACCGTGGGAACCCTCACGGGCACCGGCAACACCGTCACCTATACCGCCCCGGCGACCGCGGGATCCCACACGGTGATGGCCACGAGCGCGGCCGATCCCACCAAGAACGCCGCCACGGTGATCTCCGTGCAGGCCCCGGTGCAGGTGACCCTGAGCCCCTCCACCGCTAGCGTCAGCAGCGGGGCCACCGCCTCCATGACGGCCACCGTGACCGGATCCACCACTACCACCGTCACCTGGGCCGTTGATGGGATCGCCGGCGGCAACACGACCGTCGGAACGATTTCAGGCACCGGAAACACCGTCACCTACTCGGCTCCCACCGCCGCCGGAACCCACACCGTCACGGCCAAGAGCACGGTTGACCCCACCAAGGCGGCCACCTCCGTGGTGACCGTCAAGGCCGGAGTGGCCCTGACGTTGGCCCCCGGGGCCACCACCATGGCCACCTCCGCCACGCTCTCCTTCACCGCCACCGTGACCGGGACGACATCCACGGGTGTCACCTGGACGGTCGACTCGATCGCGGGCGGCAACGCCACGGTCGGAACCATCACCGGCACCGGGAACACCGTTACCTACACGGCTCCCGGCTCGGGGGGAACCCACACGGTCACCGCCACCAGCACGGCCGACACCACGCGGAGCGCCTCCACCCCAGTGACGGTCCAGTCCTCCGTCGTGGTCGCCTTGACCCCCGCCAGCGCCAGCGTCTCCAGCGGGGCCACGCAGCTCTTCACCTCAACGGTCACCGGAACCACCAACACCGGTGTCGTCTGGGCCGTGGACGGGATTTCGGGCGGCAACGCGACCGTGGGCACCGTTTCCGGAACGGGGGCCACCGCGACCTATACCGCTCCCGCCGCCGCCGGCACCCATACGCTCAAGGCCACCAGTTCGGCCGATCCGGCCAAGAGCTCCACCTCGTCCATCACGGTTCTCGGGCCGGTCACCGTGGTCGTGAACCCGACTTCCGCCACGGTGGCCACGGGCGCCACCGCCTCCATCACCGCCACGGCCACCGGTGGATCCACCCAGACCGTCACCTGGAAGGTGGATGGCGTTGCCGGAGGCAATTCGACGGTGGGGACCCTCACGGGGACCGGCGCCACCGTCACCTACACCGCCCCGGCCCTGGCGGGCTCCCATACCGTCACGGCGACCAGCGTCGCCAACACGGCCGTCAGCGCCTCCACCACCATCACCGTCCAGGCGCCCGTCATCACGGTCACCCTGAACCCGAGCGGATCCGCCACGATGAGCCCCTCCGGTTCCCAGTCCTTCACCGCCACGGTGGGCGGCACCACCAATTCCGGCGTCTCCTGGGACGTGGACGGGATCGCGGGCGGTTCCGCCGCCGTAGGGACCATCTCCGGCTCCGGAACGACCGTCTCCTACATCGCCCCGGCCACCACGGGCACCCACACCATAACGGCCACCAGCGCTGCGAACACCTCCGTATCGGCGAGCACGACGGTGACCGTACAGAGCTCCTCGGCGGTGACCGTCTCCCTGGCCAAGATCGGCACGTCCTATGTCAGGGCCTCGGGGGCGACCATCTTCACGGCCACCGTCTCGGGCTCAAGCAACACCAGCGTGACCTGGACCGTGGACGGCGTCGCCAACGGCAGCGCCACGGCCGGCACCATCGCCACCCCGGTATGGAACTACAAGGCGATCTACAACGCGCCTTCCTCCACCGGCACCCATACGGTGAAGGCGACCAGCGTCGCCGACCCCACCAAGAGCGCCTCCATCACCCTTACGGTGGCCAGCACCGTCATCCAGCTCGGCAACATCGTCGAGGGCGCCAATGTCAAGAACGCCCCCTACAGCGCGAGAGGGGATGGGGCCACCGACGACACGGCCGCCATCATGGCCGCCGTCAATGCGGTCAAGGGCACCGGCAAATCCGTGGTCATCCCGGCCGGCACCTACATGATCAACCCCACCGCGAACAGCGGCGCCGGCATCCGGCTCGGCAGCAACATGTCGCTGATCCTGGAGTCTGGAGCGGTCCTCCAGGCCATGTCCACCTCCACGCTCAATTACCAGGTCGTGGCCGCCAGCGGCGTTCAGAACGTGAACATCTACGGCGGCACCATCCTGGGCAACAACGGCAACAACACCATCCCCACACCCACCACCGCCGAGAACGGCAACTGCATCCAGATCTCGGGCTCGCAGAATGTGGTCGTGGAGGCGGTCGCAACCTCGAAGTGCTTCTGCGACGGCATCTACATCGCGGCCCAGTCCGACAACATCTCGATCATCAACTGCAGCGGGACCGTCTGCCGGCGCAACGGGATGTCCATCGTCTATGCCACCAACATCCTGGTGTCCGGGGGCAATTACAGCAACAACACTGGTTCCGTCGAAGTGTCGGGCCAGCCGATTATCAACGGCAGCGGCATCGATGTGGAACCCAACGCCGGCGAATCCGTGGTCAACGCCCTGTTCTCCCGCCTCACCTTCGCCAACAACGCGACCTGCGGCTTCACGTGGGGAATCAGCCTCTCCAACGCCCCGTGCAAGGACATCTACATCGATGGCTGCACGGCTTCCGGCAATGACACGGGCCTGGTCGGGGAATTCACCGACGGCTCCGGGGTGACCAACAACATCATCACCAACAGCGGTTCCTACGGAATCTACATCCACGACAGCATCACGCACACGTTCGTCCTGAACAACACCGTGACGGGCACCGGCAGCGGCGGAGACCACGCGGGCATCGAGCTCTACAACGACACCGGCACCGTCTGCGACGGCAACACGTCCACCGGGAACTATTCGTTCGGGATCCTCTCCGCGACCAGCACCAACCCGACGATCACGAACAACATCCTCACCGGCAACGGCACCGTGGGCCTCCGGATCTCCGGGTCCACGGGCGTGACCTCCTCGGGCAACGTTCAGTAG
- a CDS encoding PilZ domain-containing protein yields MSGTIESRTAKRIPVENRVTVMVKGKAILAAIAVNISMGGLLLTAAEPLPVGSQCEVAIALPEGDGAESFVTQGRVVRAGEKIIAIQFARMLGDQTIGVITAPSTESLGGSLVRAYVNYFKVSQSRIGYDCERLFGVTSKTFRTISTTSFIACIPAAIVPVWALRAFIPAVPDWAKIIAAFVYGAIWLLVLQPFIDLGIFKLIQQRSRSART; encoded by the coding sequence ATGAGCGGGACCATCGAGTCAAGGACGGCCAAGCGGATCCCCGTTGAGAACCGCGTGACGGTCATGGTCAAGGGCAAGGCCATCCTTGCCGCGATTGCCGTGAACATCAGCATGGGCGGGCTCCTTCTGACCGCAGCCGAACCCCTGCCCGTGGGCAGCCAGTGCGAGGTGGCCATCGCCCTTCCGGAGGGCGACGGGGCGGAGAGCTTCGTGACCCAGGGCCGTGTCGTGCGGGCCGGCGAGAAGATCATTGCCATCCAGTTCGCGCGCATGCTGGGCGACCAGACCATCGGCGTGATCACGGCGCCTTCGACCGAGTCCCTGGGCGGTTCCCTGGTGCGTGCCTACGTAAACTACTTCAAGGTCAGCCAGAGCCGCATCGGTTACGATTGCGAGCGGCTGTTCGGGGTCACCTCGAAGACCTTCCGGACGATCTCGACGACCTCCTTCATCGCCTGCATCCCCGCTGCCATCGTGCCGGTCTGGGCCCTGCGCGCCTTCATCCCCGCTGTGCCCGACTGGGCCAAGATCATCGCCGCATTCGTCTACGGCGCGATCTGGCTCCTGGTGCTCCAGCCGTTCATCGATCTGGGCATCTTCAAGCTCATCCAGCAGCGCTCCCGCAGCGCGAGGACCTGA
- the rapZ gene encoding RNase adapter RapZ — protein MELVIVTGMSGAGRRSVLSALEDAGCTALDNVPARLLEPLLELEAKLNPSRPRLAVGMDNRHPEFAEELPALVDRLLDSSIPVYVVFVEAQDDTLLRRFSESRRPHFLAKDGGLSEAIKRERESLVPVREMATAIIDTTNLTLSQLRHRISELLPDLPVEGTTLRLISFGFKHGVPPESDMVLDARFLPNPHYVAELKPLTGKDIPVRDFLLKSDIFGTFLALTENWILWAWPYIQQEGRAYHTISIGCTGGQHRSVALVEMLAQRLRRDIPKLVLTHRELHG, from the coding sequence ATGGAACTGGTGATCGTGACGGGCATGTCGGGAGCTGGAAGGCGTTCAGTGCTGAGCGCCCTGGAGGACGCCGGCTGCACGGCGCTGGACAACGTGCCGGCGCGGCTCCTGGAGCCGCTCCTGGAACTGGAGGCCAAGCTCAACCCCAGCCGGCCCCGGCTGGCGGTGGGCATGGACAACCGCCATCCCGAGTTCGCCGAGGAACTTCCGGCCCTGGTCGACCGCCTCCTCGACAGTTCGATCCCCGTCTACGTGGTCTTCGTGGAGGCCCAGGACGACACCCTCCTGCGCCGGTTCTCGGAATCCCGCAGGCCCCACTTCCTGGCCAAGGACGGCGGCCTCAGCGAGGCCATCAAGCGCGAGCGCGAGAGCCTGGTGCCGGTGCGGGAGATGGCCACGGCCATCATCGACACCACCAACCTGACGCTCTCCCAGCTGCGCCATCGCATCTCCGAGCTGCTGCCGGACCTCCCGGTGGAGGGCACCACCCTCCGGCTCATCAGTTTCGGGTTCAAGCATGGGGTCCCGCCGGAATCCGATATGGTCCTGGATGCCCGGTTCCTGCCCAATCCGCACTATGTTGCGGAACTCAAGCCACTTACCGGCAAGGATATCCCGGTCCGGGACTTCCTCCTCAAATCAGACATCTTCGGCACGTTCCTGGCCCTGACCGAGAACTGGATCCTTTGGGCCTGGCCCTACATCCAGCAGGAGGGCAGGGCCTACCACACCATTTCCATCGGGTGCACCGGAGGCCAGCACCGGAGCGTCGCCCTGGTGGAGATGTTGGCCCAGCGGTTGCGAAGGGACATTCCAAAGTTAGTGTTGACTCATCGGGAGTTACACGGATAG